The Candidatus Dependentiae bacterium genome includes a region encoding these proteins:
- a CDS encoding ankyrin repeat domain-containing protein has product MIQFLKISALTLLTHSLVAMDYERQLITGILAGDLQLVQEALDNGATGDGGAMPALHAAAGLGKDAIIELLIDRGSKTNLENTHWPSPLLQAVFGGHVSTVKLLLKLSLDDRLPFTGDTPLHLAAQTGDSNMLSALLQLGFKPNVLNRYFVTPLEIAVRNNQAEAVDILLAAGASPCFYPELKQGKDALQYAQQQEANLRLYSLNECSLRKNKQIQQSLKRFLSLKTH; this is encoded by the coding sequence ATGATACAATTTCTAAAAATAAGTGCTTTGACTTTGCTTACGCATTCTCTAGTTGCAATGGATTATGAAAGACAACTTATAACAGGTATTCTAGCTGGTGATTTGCAACTAGTTCAAGAAGCTTTAGATAATGGTGCTACTGGTGACGGAGGCGCTATGCCAGCTTTACATGCTGCAGCTGGGCTCGGTAAAGATGCGATAATAGAGCTACTTATTGATCGTGGGAGTAAAACTAATCTTGAAAATACTCATTGGCCTTCTCCCTTATTACAGGCTGTTTTTGGTGGCCATGTTTCAACTGTGAAATTATTACTGAAATTAAGTTTAGACGACCGCTTGCCATTTACTGGTGATACGCCATTACATCTGGCTGCACAGACAGGTGACAGCAACATGTTAAGTGCGCTCTTGCAACTAGGTTTTAAACCTAATGTATTGAATAGGTACTTCGTTACTCCGCTTGAAATAGCTGTGCGTAATAATCAGGCAGAGGCTGTAGACATATTGCTTGCAGCAGGAGCCAGTCCTTGCTTCTATCCAGAGCTTAAACAAGGTAAAGATGCTTTGCAGTATGCTCAGCAACAAGAAGCTAACTTGCGCCTTTATTCTTTAAATGAATGCTCTTTAAGAAAAAACAAACAGATACAACAATCTTTAAAGAGATTTTTATCTTTAAAAACACACTAA
- a CDS encoding glutamate--tRNA ligase, protein MNKQHSTPRVRFAPSPTGYLHIGGLRAAFFNWLFARHNNGVFLLRIEDTDGERSKPEYTQAILDAFDWVGLHSDEPIVIQSQRIARHKEVIESMLVAGTAYKCFCTIQELQERLGASAAQEGSYTKYDEKCRTRVTTIGDEQKSCVVRFKVPSTIKEVAFDDLIHGPLVFDKEQFDDFIIMRSDGSPMYNFVVVVDDADMRISHVLRGDDHIANTPKQILLYTACGFTMPQFGHLPMILGADGQRLSKRHAATSVLDYRVNGFLPDALCNYLVRLGWSHGNQEIFSREELMQYFSLEQVGKKAAIFDSTKLEWLNSVYIKQTPAQELLEYSIKCIDPALQVKLSGWHTEQLLSFIDLYKDRVKTLRELLDELYSVYARPSMMVVTAEMEPWIHEKNYHNMKHLELFLIGLEDYSVQALTVSIKDFINKQALTMPEMGKPLRIALTGKTASPGVFELLALLGKQESIERLHAFIILLKESLKKH, encoded by the coding sequence ATGAATAAACAGCACAGTACACCACGTGTTCGTTTTGCACCGTCGCCTACTGGTTATTTACATATAGGTGGGCTACGAGCTGCATTTTTTAATTGGTTGTTTGCACGACACAATAACGGCGTCTTTTTATTAAGAATAGAAGACACCGATGGAGAAAGATCAAAGCCTGAATATACTCAAGCTATCTTAGATGCTTTCGATTGGGTTGGTTTGCATAGTGACGAGCCTATTGTTATTCAATCGCAACGTATTGCACGTCATAAAGAAGTTATAGAGAGTATGCTTGTAGCAGGTACTGCGTACAAATGCTTTTGTACAATACAAGAGTTACAAGAACGTTTAGGTGCAAGTGCTGCTCAAGAGGGTAGTTATACTAAGTATGACGAAAAATGTCGTACGAGAGTTACAACTATTGGTGACGAGCAGAAATCCTGTGTTGTTCGGTTTAAAGTGCCAAGCACTATCAAAGAAGTTGCTTTTGATGATCTTATTCATGGCCCGCTTGTGTTTGATAAAGAGCAGTTTGACGATTTTATTATAATGCGCTCTGATGGCAGTCCTATGTATAATTTTGTGGTAGTAGTCGATGATGCTGATATGCGTATTAGTCATGTGCTACGAGGTGATGATCATATTGCCAATACGCCAAAGCAGATTTTACTGTATACTGCGTGCGGCTTTACGATGCCTCAGTTTGGCCATTTACCTATGATATTAGGAGCTGATGGTCAGCGTTTAAGTAAACGGCATGCAGCTACCTCGGTGCTTGATTATAGAGTTAATGGTTTTTTGCCTGATGCTTTATGTAACTATCTAGTGCGTTTAGGCTGGTCTCATGGTAATCAAGAAATTTTTTCGCGCGAAGAACTTATGCAGTACTTTTCTCTTGAGCAGGTAGGCAAAAAAGCAGCTATTTTTGATAGCACTAAACTAGAATGGCTTAATAGTGTGTATATTAAACAGACACCAGCTCAAGAACTTTTAGAGTATAGTATAAAATGTATAGACCCAGCATTACAGGTAAAGCTATCTGGTTGGCATACGGAACAATTACTAAGTTTTATAGATTTATATAAAGACCGCGTAAAAACACTGCGTGAGTTACTTGACGAATTATATAGTGTCTACGCGCGTCCAAGCATGATGGTTGTTACCGCTGAAATGGAGCCGTGGATACATGAAAAAAATTACCATAACATGAAGCATCTTGAACTTTTTTTAATTGGTCTAGAAGACTATTCAGTTCAAGCATTAACGGTAAGTATTAAAGATTTTATAAACAAGCAGGCTTTAACTATGCCTGAAATGGGCAAACCGCTGCGAATAGCCTTAACGGGAAAAACAGCAAGTCCTGGTGTGTTTGAACTTCTTGCTTTACTTGGTAAACAAGAGAGTATTGAGCGATTACATGCCTTTATTATTTTATTAAAGGAGAGCCTAAAGAAGCATTAA
- the rpmF gene encoding 50S ribosomal protein L32 has protein sequence MPVPKRKTSKARRDQRQSTKFIRPQSITQCANCQEPLATHQACAVCGYYKGRKVLNTKLERTIKRTETRTALQAKAQQSAQSQDSNEQGHEQDNEK, from the coding sequence ATGCCAGTACCTAAACGGAAAACGAGTAAGGCCCGTAGAGACCAACGTCAATCTACGAAGTTTATTCGCCCCCAATCTATCACTCAGTGTGCCAATTGCCAAGAGCCACTAGCAACCCATCAAGCATGTGCTGTGTGTGGTTACTATAAAGGCCGCAAAGTATTAAATACTAAACTTGAACGTACTATTAAGCGTACTGAAACACGTACCGCTCTTCAAGCTAAAGCACAACAAAGTGCTCAAAGCCAAGATAGCAACGAACAAGGTCATGAGCAAGACAATGAAAAATAA
- the lepA gene encoding elongation factor 4 gives MDLKKIDLKQFTPDKIRNFSVIAHIDHGKSTLSDRLLEVTGTLSTRHKNEQFLDKLQVEKERGITVKAQSASMFYTYKGDTYLLNLIDTPGHVDFSYEVSRSLYACQGALLLVDAAQGVQAQTMANFYLAFEQNLAIVPIMNKIDMANADPERVGKEMKHLFDFNEEEIIKASAKAGIGITEILDAVIERMPAPASNTQGHLKALLFDSWFDSYKGVICLIALKDGTMRKGDTIILAQAGRSYEVLELGLMYPSETPMDALYAGQVGYLIAGMKTVHEARVGDTIYQAKHPVTAFPGFKPAKPMVFAGIFPIDNEEFEVLRDSIEKLTLNDASVKVEKKNSVALGLGFRCGFLGLLHMDVFKQRLEQEYGLSVIITAPSVLYKIKLTNGQEADIENPSDFPDPQRIDAIYEPIIDATILMPRDYLGPIITLCQQKRGQQLSLEYLNEERIILKYRLPLNEVATDFYDQLKSLTSGYASLDYEESGYAESDLVKMDILLNGKPVDALSIIVHRESSANIGRTLAEKLRKVIPRQLFEIIIQAAIGAKIIARETVSAMRKNVIAKCYGGDITRKRKLLEKQKEGKKKMKQVGNVEVPQEAFLSILKKDE, from the coding sequence ATGGATTTAAAAAAAATAGACTTAAAACAGTTCACTCCTGACAAAATACGCAACTTTTCTGTTATTGCGCATATTGACCATGGTAAATCTACGCTTTCTGATAGACTTTTAGAAGTTACAGGAACACTTTCAACACGCCACAAAAACGAACAATTTTTAGACAAATTGCAAGTAGAAAAAGAACGGGGTATAACCGTAAAAGCTCAATCAGCTTCTATGTTTTATACCTATAAAGGCGACACGTATCTGCTTAACTTAATTGATACTCCAGGACACGTAGATTTTAGCTATGAAGTATCCCGCTCATTGTATGCCTGTCAAGGCGCGTTATTGCTTGTTGATGCTGCCCAAGGTGTCCAAGCGCAGACGATGGCTAATTTTTATCTAGCATTTGAGCAGAATTTAGCTATTGTGCCTATTATGAACAAAATAGATATGGCTAATGCTGACCCTGAACGGGTAGGCAAAGAGATGAAGCATCTTTTTGATTTCAACGAAGAAGAAATCATAAAAGCTTCAGCTAAAGCTGGCATTGGCATAACAGAAATTCTTGATGCTGTCATTGAACGTATGCCTGCACCTGCAAGCAACACTCAGGGACATCTTAAAGCACTGTTATTTGACTCATGGTTTGATTCTTATAAAGGTGTAATCTGTTTGATTGCTCTAAAAGATGGCACTATGCGCAAGGGTGACACTATAATACTCGCTCAAGCAGGTAGAAGTTATGAAGTACTTGAGTTAGGTCTTATGTACCCCAGTGAGACTCCTATGGATGCTCTTTACGCAGGTCAAGTAGGATACTTAATAGCTGGTATGAAAACCGTGCATGAAGCTCGTGTTGGTGATACTATTTATCAAGCCAAGCATCCAGTAACAGCATTTCCTGGTTTTAAACCAGCAAAGCCAATGGTGTTCGCCGGTATTTTCCCTATAGACAACGAAGAATTTGAAGTGCTACGTGACTCTATAGAAAAGTTAACCCTTAATGATGCAAGTGTAAAAGTTGAAAAGAAAAACTCCGTAGCATTAGGTCTTGGTTTTAGATGTGGCTTTTTAGGGCTCCTTCATATGGACGTATTTAAGCAACGGCTTGAACAAGAATATGGTCTTTCCGTTATTATTACTGCACCAAGCGTGTTGTATAAAATTAAGTTAACTAACGGCCAAGAAGCAGATATTGAAAACCCGTCAGATTTTCCTGATCCACAAAGAATTGATGCTATTTATGAACCTATAATCGATGCGACTATATTAATGCCACGCGATTATTTAGGGCCTATAATAACGTTGTGTCAGCAAAAACGGGGCCAACAACTGAGCCTTGAATATCTTAATGAAGAGCGTATTATCTTAAAATACCGGTTACCTCTTAATGAAGTAGCTACAGACTTTTATGATCAACTTAAATCACTTACTTCTGGATACGCTAGTCTAGATTACGAAGAATCGGGCTATGCTGAATCTGATTTAGTTAAAATGGATATATTGCTTAACGGTAAACCAGTCGATGCTCTTTCTATCATTGTGCATAGAGAAAGTTCAGCAAACATAGGCAGAACGCTCGCTGAAAAGTTAAGAAAAGTTATCCCGCGGCAACTCTTTGAAATTATTATACAAGCGGCCATTGGCGCCAAAATTATTGCTCGTGAAACAGTATCAGCTATGCGTAAAAACGT
- the gyrA gene encoding DNA gyrase subunit A has translation MDSNTLYEKGAHSRIRPILIEEELKGAWLDYAMSVIVSRALPDVRDGLKPVHRRILYTMHQLGFHYNKPYHKSVRIVGDVMGKYHPHGDQAVYNTMVGMVQDFSKRYPLLDGQGNWGSVDGDNAAAMRYTEVRMERISQEILYDLDKDTVDFVPNFDESTVEPVILPSRLPNLLINGTAGIAVGMATSMPPHNLGEVVDACLAFLKDDNLSDDELFDLIPAPDFPTGGIICGRAGIVRAYATGRGNLILRGVVDIEENKKGATTVVITELPYQVNKSELIIKVADLVKNKIIEGISNIRDESDKRGMRVVIDIKKGESAQVILNLLYKHTSLQTSVGILMLALLDNKPLVFTLRQLIKEFLAHREIVIVKRTQYDLTKAQQREHMLLGFVIALNNIDEVVELIKKSENAEEAIFKLNKRFLLTPEQSKAILEMRLQRLTGLEQEKIHAEIAEIKKLIAELKAILTTRELLKQEITQELMDIRAQYSDVRRSRIEGPIDILSEADLIPDEEVVVTLTRKGYVKRVPLTVYDVQHRGGKGKMGMTALDEVGDILQDIFVARNHDELLFFTNLGKIYSLSVFQVPEASRTAKGRAIVNLLPLAPEEYVVKLLCTRDFDDKHLVMVTKLGTIKRTQATAFAKIRSSGIRAITLNEGDELVFCSLSSGNDHIVLATARGQGIRFIESEVRSMGRVAAGVRGIRLHAGDQVVGMEIVSEDQDILFTTERGYGKRVRVADFRATHRGGLGVKAMPTDKRNGKLIGLVVVDDFTHILLIDTTGKIIRLSPKEVRTMKRQAMGVRLIRLEDAERRLAAIAVIPAAAEDEEQVANSKIETTDAS, from the coding sequence ATGGATTCAAATACACTTTATGAAAAAGGCGCGCATTCACGCATAAGACCTATTTTGATTGAAGAAGAGTTAAAAGGCGCTTGGCTTGACTATGCCATGTCGGTTATTGTAAGTCGTGCATTGCCTGATGTTCGTGACGGTCTTAAGCCCGTGCACAGACGTATACTGTACACTATGCATCAGTTAGGCTTTCATTATAATAAGCCATACCACAAATCAGTTCGTATCGTAGGGGACGTAATGGGTAAGTATCACCCACACGGCGACCAAGCGGTTTATAATACTATGGTTGGTATGGTACAAGATTTTTCCAAACGGTACCCATTGCTTGACGGTCAAGGAAACTGGGGCTCGGTTGATGGTGATAATGCTGCAGCTATGCGTTACACCGAAGTGCGTATGGAGCGCATTTCTCAAGAGATTTTATATGATCTTGATAAAGACACTGTGGACTTTGTGCCTAACTTTGATGAATCGACTGTTGAGCCAGTAATTTTGCCAAGCAGGCTACCTAATTTGTTAATTAACGGTACTGCGGGTATTGCTGTTGGTATGGCAACATCGATGCCTCCTCATAATTTAGGTGAAGTTGTCGATGCTTGTTTAGCATTTTTAAAAGATGATAACTTATCAGATGATGAGTTATTTGACCTTATTCCTGCACCGGACTTTCCTACAGGTGGGATTATTTGTGGTCGCGCAGGTATTGTGCGTGCCTATGCTACCGGTCGTGGTAATTTAATATTACGCGGCGTGGTAGATATTGAAGAAAATAAAAAAGGTGCTACAACGGTTGTTATAACTGAGTTGCCGTACCAAGTAAATAAGTCTGAGCTTATTATTAAAGTTGCCGATCTTGTTAAAAATAAGATTATTGAAGGTATTTCTAATATCAGAGATGAATCTGATAAGCGTGGTATGCGTGTAGTTATAGATATTAAAAAGGGTGAAAGCGCTCAAGTAATACTTAACTTGCTGTATAAACATACCTCGTTACAAACAAGCGTTGGTATTTTAATGCTTGCGTTGCTTGATAATAAACCGTTGGTATTTACGTTGCGTCAATTGATTAAAGAATTTTTAGCGCATCGTGAAATTGTTATTGTAAAACGTACCCAGTATGATCTTACAAAAGCACAGCAACGTGAACATATGCTGCTTGGCTTTGTTATAGCGCTTAACAATATTGATGAAGTAGTTGAGCTTATTAAAAAGTCTGAAAATGCTGAAGAAGCTATCTTTAAACTTAATAAACGGTTTTTACTTACGCCTGAACAAAGTAAAGCAATACTTGAAATGAGATTGCAGCGCTTGACTGGTCTTGAGCAAGAAAAGATTCATGCAGAAATAGCAGAAATTAAAAAGCTTATAGCAGAACTTAAAGCAATTTTAACTACACGTGAATTACTTAAACAAGAAATTACTCAAGAATTAATGGATATTCGCGCTCAGTATAGTGATGTGCGTCGTAGTCGTATTGAAGGACCAATTGATATCTTAAGTGAAGCAGATTTAATTCCTGATGAAGAAGTGGTCGTAACGTTAACTCGTAAGGGTTATGTTAAACGTGTACCTCTTACTGTCTATGATGTACAGCATCGTGGCGGCAAAGGTAAAATGGGTATGACTGCTCTTGATGAAGTAGGGGATATTTTACAAGATATTTTTGTTGCACGTAATCATGATGAGCTCTTATTTTTCACTAACTTAGGCAAAATTTATAGCCTTTCAGTGTTTCAAGTTCCTGAAGCGTCTCGTACAGCAAAAGGGCGTGCTATTGTTAACTTATTGCCTCTAGCGCCTGAAGAATACGTAGTAAAACTATTGTGTACTCGTGATTTTGATGACAAACATTTAGTTATGGTAACTAAGTTGGGTACTATTAAGCGTACGCAGGCAACCGCATTTGCTAAAATACGCAGTAGTGGTATTCGTGCCATTACTCTTAATGAAGGCGACGAACTGGTATTTTGTTCTTTAAGTTCAGGAAATGACCATATTGTTCTTGCTACAGCTCGTGGCCAAGGCATTAGATTTATAGAAAGCGAAGTGCGATCTATGGGTCGTGTAGCAGCCGGTGTTCGTGGTATTCGCTTGCATGCTGGTGACCAAGTCGTCGGTATGGAAATCGTATCAGAAGATCAAGATATACTCTTTACGACAGAGCGTGGTTACGGTAAACGTGTACGTGTAGCTGACTTTAGAGCTACTCATCGTGGTGGTCTTGGTGTTAAAGCTATGCCAACAGACAAGCGTAACGGTAAACTTATAGGGCTTGTAGTAGTTGATGATTTTACTCATATATTACTTATTGATACAACAGGTAAAATTATTCGTCTATCGCCTAAAGAAGTGCGTACTATGAAGCGTCAAGCTATGGGCGTACGTCTTATAAGATTAGAAGATGCTGAGCGTCGTCTGGCAGCTATAGCAGTTATTCCTGCAGCAGCTGAAGACGAAGAGCAGGTAGCTAACAGTAAAATAGAAACAACAGATGCAAGCTAA
- the dprA gene encoding DNA-protecting protein DprA, which produces MQANTLLHLSLIQNAGPATIEKLVQALSLEQLDKLYYFSAKDLQALTGISSTLAHCIVSGLQDKKLLEQELTLLERYNVSCTTLYDPGYPALLKNIHLPPVVLYTQGRPLDYTKCVALVGSRKADRYGITIINKLIPELVAAGYTVVSGGALGIDTLAHQATLACAGSTVAVLGSGLLKPYPAANARLFNAIAEQNGTVVSSFSLQCSALAGNFPARNRIIAGLSSACIVIQAAEKSGALITARYALEQGREVGAVPGAIDNPLSAGCHKIISEGAALIASTQDILNLVSDSLPLRSVSLMQPIIKPLQQTIPQTPQEHILLYTQTPISFDELLIKTGLASTDLQDLLFNLQLDGLLEQNFMGLWKKS; this is translated from the coding sequence ATGCAAGCTAATACGCTTCTTCATTTATCATTAATTCAAAATGCCGGACCAGCTACTATTGAGAAGCTGGTCCAGGCTCTTTCTCTTGAGCAGCTTGATAAACTCTATTATTTTTCAGCCAAAGATTTGCAAGCGCTTACAGGTATATCCTCTACTTTAGCGCATTGCATAGTATCTGGTCTTCAAGATAAAAAGCTACTTGAACAAGAATTAACCCTTCTTGAGCGATATAACGTTTCGTGTACAACGCTCTATGATCCCGGGTATCCTGCATTACTTAAAAATATACATTTACCTCCCGTAGTTTTGTACACTCAAGGGCGTCCTCTGGATTATACTAAGTGTGTAGCGCTTGTTGGATCGCGTAAAGCTGATCGCTATGGCATAACTATTATAAATAAGCTTATACCTGAGCTTGTTGCTGCTGGGTATACAGTAGTAAGTGGGGGTGCTCTAGGCATTGATACGCTTGCTCATCAAGCAACACTTGCTTGCGCTGGCTCAACCGTTGCAGTATTGGGCTCAGGATTGTTAAAGCCTTATCCTGCTGCTAATGCACGGTTGTTTAATGCTATTGCTGAACAAAATGGCACAGTAGTCAGCTCGTTTTCTTTGCAATGTTCTGCGCTTGCAGGCAATTTTCCTGCACGTAATCGTATAATTGCAGGATTAAGTAGTGCTTGTATTGTTATTCAGGCAGCTGAAAAAAGTGGTGCTTTAATTACTGCACGTTATGCACTTGAGCAAGGTCGAGAAGTAGGCGCCGTTCCGGGCGCTATTGATAATCCATTAAGTGCTGGATGCCATAAAATTATAAGCGAAGGTGCAGCGCTTATAGCGAGTACTCAAGACATTTTAAACTTGGTCTCTGATAGCCTGCCTTTAAGATCAGTATCGTTAATGCAACCTATAATAAAGCCTCTACAACAGACAATTCCCCAGACTCCTCAAGAGCATATTCTTCTGTATACGCAAACACCTATTTCGTTTGATGAACTACTTATTAAAACTGGTTTAGCAAGTACAGATTTGCAAGACTTACTCTTTAATCTACAGCTTGATGGGTTACTAGAACAAAACTTTATGGGCCTTTGGAAAAAGAGTTAA